One Malania oleifera isolate guangnan ecotype guangnan chromosome 10, ASM2987363v1, whole genome shotgun sequence genomic region harbors:
- the LOC131166755 gene encoding homeobox-leucine zipper protein HAT14-like, whose amino-acid sequence MVSDREEEEACNMNTKLGLGLGLGIGLGLGLGLGVDGGEYLAGDRGRREWEREREKEKEKKGSMLFALHPCEEEPMVDGYNNNSNSNMIEVEEYYGSKSKNGAKNSRNGSARKKLRLTKDQSTLLERSFKFHSTLNSTQKQTLADQLNLQPRQVEVWFQNRRARTKLKQTEVDCELLKRSCETLTNENRMLKKELQELRTLKSGPSPLYIQLPKSATLTMCPLCDKFFKSHGADWKVKKRQQQY is encoded by the exons ATGGTATCAGATCGTGAAGAGGAGGAAGCGTGTAATATGAACACAAAGCTTGGTCTTGGTCTCGGTCTCGGTATTGGTCTTGGTCTTGGTCTTGGTCTGGGAGTGGACGGCGGTGAATATTTGGCTGGCGATCGGGGGCGAAGGGAATGGGAAAGGGaaagggaaaaggaaaaggaGAAGAAGGGTTCAATGTTGTTTGCTCTTCATCCCTGCGAGGAGGAACCCATGGTTGACGGATATAAcaataattcaaattcaaatatgattGAGGTGGAAGAATATTACGGCAGCAAGTCAAAGAATGGCGCGAAAAATAGCAGAAATGGCAGTGCTAGGAAGAAGCTGAGGCTGACGAAAGACCAATCCACCCTGCTTGAACGCAGCTTCAAATTTCACAGCACCCTTAATTCC ACCCAAAAACAAACGCTAGCCGATCAGTTGAATCTACAACCACGACAGGTCGAAGTTTGGTTTCAAAATAGAAGAGCAAG GACTAAATTGAAGCAAACTGAGGTAGACTGTGAATTATTGAAGAGATCGTGTGAGACTCTAACTAATGAGAACCGGATGCTAAAGAAGGAATTGCAAGAGCTGCGAACGCTAAAGTCAGGACCTTCGCCATTATACATTCAACTGCCGAAGTCGGCAACCCTCACAATGTGTCCCTTGTGTGACAAATTTTTCAAGTCGCATGGCGCTGATTGGAAGGTTAAAAAACGACAGCAACAATATTGA